A window of the Thalassospira indica genome harbors these coding sequences:
- a CDS encoding alkaline phosphatase D family protein → MTSSEATKITDQDLFGPFLFARGADAKTAKIAALVVADDGAEIPEFRANGRDVIAPSKLASLFGRSYWRFDFELPSNRAASYSFGNETYEVCTDLGDDLRIGFVSCNGQEDGDLDRPLEDRNALWTDLGKEHAKQPFSLLLHGGDQIYADGVWECHEDIIAWDKAGRSERLATAFSDVMHDAVLKFYLDHYLAIYGQPQIRHMLARVPSLMMWDDHDIFDGWGSHKKWFQGSAVAKGMFACARQAFCLMQLGCKPDDLPDMVRDREGISLGWRTDFPGVSIVAPDLRSERTPNDVMGAHGWRDLPGMLKTVPDGNRILLMSSVPVIGPRLSLIEMVLHLSPRAQKYEDDLRDQWQSRWHRREWCRFLELIEEIANEHDHEITLLSGEIHVATRGTFETKGKTIHQLVASGISHTAPPPTFARVLGLLAWIGENPLPGRPTELKPLPERKGTYCAARNYLTLSRNDTNWHANWHLEGIGWTPDLRV, encoded by the coding sequence GATCGCCGCCCTTGTGGTTGCCGACGATGGTGCAGAAATCCCGGAATTTCGGGCTAATGGCCGTGATGTCATTGCGCCGTCAAAGCTTGCCAGCCTGTTTGGCCGAAGCTATTGGCGGTTTGATTTTGAGCTGCCGTCAAACCGGGCGGCATCATATAGTTTCGGAAACGAAACATATGAGGTTTGCACCGATCTTGGGGATGATCTTCGCATCGGGTTTGTATCGTGCAATGGTCAGGAAGATGGCGATCTGGACCGGCCGCTTGAAGACCGCAATGCGCTCTGGACGGATTTGGGCAAAGAGCACGCAAAGCAGCCCTTCTCGCTTTTGCTGCATGGTGGCGATCAGATTTACGCCGACGGCGTCTGGGAATGCCACGAGGACATCATTGCCTGGGACAAGGCCGGGCGCAGCGAACGGTTGGCAACCGCCTTTTCCGATGTCATGCACGACGCCGTTTTGAAATTCTATCTTGATCATTATCTGGCGATTTATGGCCAACCGCAGATCCGCCACATGCTCGCACGCGTGCCGTCGCTTATGATGTGGGATGACCATGACATTTTTGATGGCTGGGGCAGTCACAAGAAGTGGTTTCAGGGCAGTGCCGTTGCCAAAGGCATGTTTGCCTGCGCAAGACAGGCCTTTTGCCTGATGCAGCTTGGCTGCAAACCCGATGATTTGCCCGATATGGTCAGGGATCGTGAGGGTATCAGCCTTGGCTGGCGCACCGATTTTCCGGGGGTCAGTATCGTTGCGCCCGATTTGCGATCCGAACGGACACCAAATGACGTGATGGGCGCCCATGGCTGGCGCGATTTGCCCGGGATGCTCAAAACCGTGCCGGATGGCAATCGTATTCTTCTGATGTCGAGTGTGCCGGTGATCGGCCCACGATTATCGTTGATCGAGATGGTGTTGCATCTTTCCCCCCGTGCTCAGAAATACGAGGATGATCTGCGCGATCAGTGGCAAAGCCGCTGGCACCGGCGCGAATGGTGCCGTTTCCTTGAACTGATCGAAGAAATCGCCAACGAGCATGACCACGAGATCACCCTGCTTTCGGGCGAAATCCATGTCGCAACCCGCGGCACCTTTGAAACCAAGGGCAAAACCATCCATCAACTGGTGGCATCGGGCATCTCGCACACCGCACCACCCCCAACCTTTGCCAGGGTTTTGGGCCTTTTGGCATGGATCGGGGAGAACCCGCTTCCGGGTCGGCCGACAGAGTTAAAACCGCTGCCGGAACGCAAAGGTACCTATTGTGCGGCGCGAAATTACCTTACACTGTCACGCAACGACACCAACTGGCATGCCAACTGGCATCTCGAAGGAATTGGCTGGACGCCGGATTTGCGCGTTTGA
- a CDS encoding VOC family protein produces MKVISYLNFDGNCRPAMEFYQSVLGGELITMSYGETPMAEEMPAMADKMAHACLVGDGWNIMASDSPSEHFEAMKGMNISIHAPTAEKARAYFDGLAVGGTVIMPFEETFWSKGFGLVTDKFGTPWMVNTDMEPA; encoded by the coding sequence ATGAAAGTGATCAGCTATTTGAATTTTGATGGTAATTGCCGCCCGGCAATGGAGTTTTATCAATCTGTTCTGGGGGGTGAGCTTATCACCATGTCCTATGGCGAAACCCCGATGGCCGAAGAAATGCCCGCCATGGCCGACAAAATGGCCCATGCCTGCCTTGTCGGTGATGGCTGGAACATCATGGCGTCTGACAGCCCATCCGAACATTTCGAGGCGATGAAAGGCATGAACATTTCCATTCATGCCCCGACTGCCGAAAAGGCGCGCGCGTATTTTGACGGGCTTGCGGTGGGTGGCACAGTCATTATGCCGTTCGAAGAAACGTTTTGGTCAAAGGGCTTTGGTCTGGTGACTGACAAGTTCGGCACGCCCTGGATGGTTAATACCGACATGGAACCGGCATAG
- a CDS encoding VOC family protein, giving the protein MQKISPFLWFDQTAEEAVNFYVSVFADAKIGKVMRASAAGPGPEGRVLTIGFELFGQSFTAFNFPTDFKFTEAVSFVVDCKDQAEVDYYWDCLSDGGQPRDCGWVKDRFGVFWQITPTRLIELMSDPNPAIAARAATAMMTMQKIDIAALERAVADG; this is encoded by the coding sequence ATGCAGAAGATCAGTCCTTTTTTATGGTTTGATCAAACCGCTGAAGAAGCCGTGAATTTCTATGTTTCGGTATTTGCCGATGCCAAAATCGGCAAAGTCATGCGTGCAAGTGCGGCCGGTCCCGGCCCGGAGGGACGTGTTCTGACCATTGGCTTTGAACTGTTCGGGCAAAGCTTTACCGCGTTCAACTTCCCCACGGATTTCAAGTTTACCGAAGCCGTTTCCTTCGTCGTCGACTGCAAGGACCAGGCAGAGGTCGATTATTACTGGGATTGCCTGTCGGATGGCGGGCAGCCACGCGATTGCGGCTGGGTCAAAGACCGGTTTGGCGTGTTTTGGCAAATCACCCCGACCCGCCTGATTGAATTGATGAGCGATCCGAACCCGGCGATCGCCGCACGCGCGGCAACCGCGATGATGACCATGCAAAAGATCGATATCGCGGCACTTGAACGCGCTGTCGCCGACGGGTGA
- a CDS encoding YifB family Mg chelatase-like AAA ATPase: MTARVTTVAFAGIETIPVDVQVQMASGLPAFTVVGLPDKAVSEARERVRSALSAMGLALPPKRITINLAPADLLKEGSHFDLPIALGILAEMDVIGHDDIERFLVLGELGLDGSITKVGGVLPAAMEAGMQECGIICPNANGAEALWAGDLEILAPASLVALINHFKGTQILPRPIRRDTDEINDFHGDLRDIKGQESAKRALEIAAAGGHNLLMSGPPGSGKSMLAARLPGILPDLDARQALETTVIHSVSGMLPEGGLIRTRPFRQPHHSASMPALVGGGHRVKPGEISLAHNGVLFLDELPEFQRNVLDALRQPLETGQVSVARANAHVTYPARVQLVAAMNPCRCGYLGDNELACTRAPRCGEEYQARLSGPLLDRFDIQIEVPAVKPEDLDLPAKGETSQAVRERVFLARELQMLRYKNENISTNALADGEVLQDAAALDAEGRGLLQDAARQMKLSARGYHRILRVARTIADLAGSAAVKRGHIAEALNYRQMVYRR; the protein is encoded by the coding sequence TTGACAGCGCGGGTTACCACAGTTGCCTTTGCCGGGATTGAAACGATCCCTGTTGACGTGCAGGTGCAAATGGCAAGTGGCCTTCCGGCCTTTACTGTCGTTGGCCTGCCCGACAAGGCAGTATCCGAGGCCCGTGAACGGGTGCGATCCGCGCTTTCGGCCATGGGATTGGCCCTGCCGCCCAAACGCATCACGATTAATCTCGCCCCGGCCGATTTGCTTAAGGAAGGATCGCATTTCGATCTGCCGATTGCGCTTGGGATCTTGGCCGAGATGGATGTCATCGGCCATGACGATATCGAACGGTTCTTGGTGCTGGGTGAATTGGGGCTCGATGGCAGCATCACCAAGGTTGGTGGGGTTTTGCCCGCCGCCATGGAAGCCGGGATGCAGGAATGCGGCATCATTTGTCCGAACGCCAACGGGGCGGAGGCCCTTTGGGCTGGTGATCTTGAGATTCTTGCCCCCGCAAGCCTTGTAGCCCTGATCAATCATTTCAAAGGCACGCAAATTCTGCCCCGCCCGATCCGGCGTGACACCGACGAGATCAATGATTTCCATGGTGATCTGCGCGATATCAAGGGACAGGAAAGTGCCAAACGCGCGCTTGAGATCGCAGCAGCAGGCGGCCATAACCTTTTGATGTCGGGACCGCCGGGATCGGGGAAATCGATGCTTGCGGCCCGCTTGCCGGGCATTCTGCCGGATCTTGATGCCAGACAGGCACTGGAAACCACGGTTATCCATTCCGTATCCGGAATGTTACCTGAAGGTGGCCTGATCAGAACGCGACCGTTCCGCCAGCCCCATCACTCTGCCTCCATGCCAGCCCTTGTCGGTGGTGGCCATCGCGTCAAGCCGGGCGAGATTTCACTGGCCCACAATGGCGTTCTGTTTTTGGATGAATTGCCGGAATTTCAGCGCAATGTACTGGATGCCCTGCGCCAACCGCTTGAAACCGGGCAGGTATCGGTTGCGCGTGCCAATGCGCATGTGACTTATCCGGCACGTGTGCAACTGGTCGCGGCGATGAACCCGTGCCGGTGTGGTTATCTTGGGGATAATGAACTGGCCTGCACCCGCGCCCCACGCTGTGGCGAGGAATATCAGGCACGGCTTTCAGGGCCACTTCTGGACCGGTTTGATATTCAGATCGAAGTACCGGCGGTCAAGCCCGAAGACCTTGATTTACCTGCCAAAGGCGAAACCAGTCAGGCCGTGCGCGAACGGGTATTTCTGGCCCGTGAATTACAAATGTTGCGATATAAAAACGAAAACATATCGACCAATGCGCTGGCTGATGGCGAAGTCCTGCAGGATGCCGCCGCCCTTGATGCCGAGGGTCGTGGATTATTGCAGGACGCAGCGCGCCAGATGAAGTTGTCAGCCCGCGGATATCACCGGATTTTGCGGGTGGCGCGCACCATTGCCGATCTGGCCGGAAGTGCGGCTGTCAAGCGTGGCCATATCGCCGAGGCGCTGAATTACCGCCAGATGGTCTATCGGCGCTAA
- a CDS encoding glutathione S-transferase N-terminal domain-containing protein, with product MMQLYYAPTSPFSRKVRVVLRELGLEKQISEILIDPWTDEALRAHNPLAKVPTLILEDGMAVFESAVICDYLDQLAKSQGISKGVIPESGPARLSALKWQGLADGMMAATARLYADSQREDGDRSEIVMERQAQAITSGIEAILDGLPALRTEEPHLGTWSVLIALYYIDFRWPDRRFDIPVRVRDWMAIMSERESFTETTFHLPHDGD from the coding sequence ATGATGCAGCTTTATTACGCGCCAACTTCACCCTTCTCGCGCAAGGTGCGCGTTGTCTTGCGTGAGTTGGGTCTGGAAAAACAGATCAGCGAGATCCTGATTGATCCGTGGACGGATGAGGCGCTGCGTGCCCATAACCCGCTTGCCAAAGTGCCGACCCTGATCCTTGAGGATGGCATGGCGGTTTTTGAATCGGCCGTGATCTGTGATTATCTTGACCAGCTTGCCAAATCCCAGGGCATTTCAAAGGGTGTGATCCCCGAAAGCGGCCCGGCCCGCCTCAGTGCATTGAAATGGCAGGGTTTGGCCGATGGCATGATGGCGGCAACCGCCCGGCTTTATGCCGACTCCCAACGCGAAGACGGTGATCGTTCTGAAATCGTAATGGAAAGACAGGCGCAGGCGATTACATCGGGCATTGAGGCGATCCTCGATGGCCTTCCGGCGCTTCGCACCGAGGAGCCACATCTTGGCACCTGGTCGGTGCTGATTGCGCTTTATTACATTGATTTCCGCTGGCCGGACCGGCGGTTTGATATCCCGGTGCGGGTGCGCGACTGGATGGCGATCATGTCGGAACGTGAATCCTTTACCGAGACCACCTTCCACCTGCCCCACGATGGTGATTGA
- a CDS encoding MarR family winged helix-turn-helix transcriptional regulator — translation MSKKDFNHSDQIVPYADTIMVRDSCLCLHVRRAARTVARRFDDAFRPLDLTSGQYSLLMSLNRPHPPRMKDVADLLAMDRTTLTANLKPLERRGLIEITPDPKDKRGRLLALTKDGLHLLSRAFPIWQETQQQLENQVANSDPKQLLAALINLSQEPGN, via the coding sequence ATGTCAAAAAAAGATTTCAACCATAGCGATCAGATCGTCCCCTATGCCGACACCATAATGGTAAGGGACTCGTGCCTTTGCCTGCATGTCCGGCGTGCAGCCCGCACCGTCGCAAGGCGGTTTGATGACGCCTTTCGCCCCCTTGATCTGACCAGCGGGCAATATTCGCTGCTGATGTCGCTGAACCGTCCGCATCCGCCGCGTATGAAAGATGTAGCCGACCTTCTGGCGATGGATCGCACCACTTTGACGGCCAATCTCAAACCGCTTGAACGGCGTGGACTGATTGAGATTACACCCGACCCCAAGGACAAGCGCGGCCGCCTGCTGGCTTTGACCAAGGACGGCTTACACCTTCTCAGTCGCGCCTTCCCGATCTGGCAGGAAACCCAACAACAGCTGGAAAATCAGGTCGCCAACTCTGATCCAAAGCAGCTTCTGGCGGCTCTGATCAACCTGTCTCAGGAACCCGGAAATTAA
- a CDS encoding GNAT family N-acetyltransferase, protein MTTRSDAISFGSLDDIAPETLIAHMSDPRMAEHMPLLNGPWDQDDVARFIAAKKGCWQRDGLGHWAIFYDGTYVGWGGFQKEGDDWDYGLVLRPECFGLGMAITHKALEFARSDPRIASVTFLLPPTRTKLGALKRMGVVFEKAVNYESETFLRFRLQTS, encoded by the coding sequence ATGACAACCCGATCCGATGCGATTTCGTTTGGTTCGCTTGACGATATCGCGCCCGAAACCCTGATTGCCCATATGTCCGATCCGCGAATGGCGGAGCATATGCCGTTGCTAAACGGTCCGTGGGATCAGGATGACGTCGCCCGGTTCATCGCGGCCAAGAAAGGCTGTTGGCAACGTGATGGCCTGGGGCATTGGGCGATCTTTTATGATGGCACCTATGTCGGCTGGGGCGGGTTTCAGAAAGAGGGCGATGACTGGGACTATGGGCTGGTGCTGCGGCCTGAATGTTTCGGGCTTGGCATGGCGATCACGCACAAGGCGCTTGAATTTGCCCGATCCGATCCGCGTATCGCCTCTGTGACCTTCCTGTTGCCGCCCACCCGAACCAAGCTTGGCGCACTCAAACGCATGGGTGTGGTCTTTGAGAAAGCCGTTAATTATGAAAGCGAAACGTTTTTGCGTTTTCGCCTCCAGACGTCGTAA
- a CDS encoding YybH family protein: protein MSEKQAKDRQAIADLFDCWADANRSKDIDAIMALYHPDICSYDAVGPLQFNGAADYRTHWEKCLPKDAEMIVEMQTPTIRVSGHLGVAHFLIRCGMRDPDGTEHSSWMRSSTQLEKRDGQWRIAHEHFSVPFDFENGQAQFGLEP, encoded by the coding sequence ATGTCAGAAAAACAAGCCAAGGATCGCCAGGCGATTGCCGATCTGTTTGATTGTTGGGCGGATGCCAATCGCAGCAAGGATATCGATGCGATCATGGCGCTTTACCACCCCGATATCTGTTCCTATGACGCGGTTGGACCGCTGCAATTCAACGGTGCCGCAGATTACCGCACCCATTGGGAAAAATGCCTGCCCAAGGACGCCGAAATGATTGTCGAGATGCAGACACCAACCATTCGCGTCTCAGGCCATCTTGGTGTTGCGCATTTTCTGATCCGCTGTGGCATGCGCGATCCGGATGGTACCGAACATTCAAGCTGGATGCGCTCAAGCACTCAGCTTGAAAAGCGCGACGGCCAATGGCGCATCGCGCATGAGCATTTTTCCGTGCCGTTTGATTTCGAAAATGGTCAAGCCCAGTTCGGGCTTGAGCCATAG
- a CDS encoding LysR family transcriptional regulator, which translates to MAGIDRAEFADLRLFLAIVRRQSFKAAAIEFGLSPSAASHAIRRLESRLGVKLINRTTRAIVATELGQDLATKLAEGFDKLDEALQTLDAPGAASFGEVRINAFSDAAHLLIAPALPEFAKTFRDVSLSIIVENRPIDIVAEGYDAGIRFGHLVPEDMVAVALSGPQRWVVAGAPDYLARHGKPDTPEDLRNHTCLQLLLGDNSPFPWELGAGPDQKSYRVPGHITIQDTATTISAAKAGLGLAYLLESRIAGELASGQLEIVLEDHASSDDPFHMYYSSRHNNHPGLRGLINIIRKQNGLSRI; encoded by the coding sequence TTGGCTGGAATCGACCGCGCGGAGTTTGCCGATCTACGCCTGTTTCTGGCGATTGTCCGCCGCCAGAGCTTCAAGGCGGCAGCGATTGAATTCGGTCTTTCGCCGTCGGCGGCAAGTCACGCGATCCGCCGTCTGGAAAGCCGCCTTGGCGTAAAGCTGATCAATCGTACGACCCGGGCGATCGTGGCAACCGAACTGGGTCAGGACCTTGCAACCAAGCTTGCCGAGGGCTTTGACAAACTTGATGAAGCCCTCCAGACGCTGGATGCCCCCGGTGCCGCCAGCTTTGGCGAGGTCCGCATCAACGCCTTTTCCGATGCCGCACACCTTCTGATCGCCCCGGCATTGCCGGAATTTGCCAAAACCTTTCGCGACGTCAGCCTCAGCATAATCGTTGAAAACCGGCCGATTGATATCGTCGCCGAAGGATATGATGCCGGCATCCGGTTTGGCCATCTGGTCCCCGAAGACATGGTTGCCGTCGCACTCAGCGGACCCCAGCGCTGGGTCGTGGCTGGCGCACCGGATTACCTTGCCCGACACGGAAAACCCGATACCCCCGAAGATCTGCGCAATCACACATGCCTGCAGCTTCTTCTGGGCGACAATTCGCCGTTTCCCTGGGAGCTTGGCGCTGGCCCCGATCAGAAAAGCTACCGCGTGCCGGGCCACATCACCATTCAGGACACGGCAACAACGATCTCGGCCGCAAAAGCCGGGCTTGGACTGGCCTATTTGCTGGAATCGCGCATTGCCGGTGAACTCGCCAGCGGACAGCTTGAAATCGTGCTGGAAGACCATGCATCATCTGATGATCCCTTCCATATGTATTACAGCAGCCGCCACAACAATCATCCGGGCTTGCGCGGCCTGATCAACATCATCCGCAAACAGAACGGCCTGTCGCGCATTTGA